The Muribaculum intestinale genome includes the window ACGTTGCTTGTGCCGATAAAATGGCCGGGGCCGCCACTCCCCGAGTCGCAATCCTTCATGGCGCGCACGGCGGTATCCTGCGATCTGAACGAAGCGCGTCGGCGTGTGCCGAAATCGCTGAACATGCATCCCTCCGAGATGAGCCGCGCAGCTTTATTCCACGAGCGGCGGTAATACCCTTCATAGTCAAGCGTCTCCGACACACAGGTCATCATGTAGTACAGCTCAGAGATGATGGCAAGCACCTTTACCTCAAGCAGTATGGTGTTGCTCCAGCTCCCCTCGAACTCCACCGAAAGGTGTCCATCCCGGTCCTGCGCCACAGTGACCCATCTCGAATCGTAGCGGAACCCTTTCAGAAAACTGTAGAACCACGAAGGTATGTAGCGGCACCGGCGGCGCATGAAGTCAATCTCGCGGTCGGTTATCACGACATCTTCGAGCATCTTAATCTGACGCGTAAGCTCCGCGGCAAATCCGGGCGGATATATCGTATTGTCGCGGTCATTAAACCGGTATTTCACCTGTGTGCGGGGATAATTCTCGATAACGGCGCAGCACATGGTGAACTTATACAGGTCGTCGTCGGTAAAATGTCGTATTATCTGATGCATAGTCGGAGATTTCTTATCATTAATATAACACTACAGCACAGCCTCAGGTTGATTCACGAATCATGCCGATATAATTTTTCGACCGGTTAATCCGTTAGATAATCAATACATATCATATACACTCATATACCCGATTTATGAAACTGCCAATCGCCATATTTCTGTCACTGACAACCGCGACTGCCGTCGCCTCACAAGAGCCGGAACGCAACATAATCCGCATCTCCACCGACAATACCGATCTGATATTTGAGACCGGGCCTAACAATCGGCTCTATCAGACTTATCTCGGCCCAAGGCTTCTTAATGAGGAAGATCATAAAAATCTGTCATGGCACCACTACGCAGGTACCGACGGTGCTGTGTCGACCCGCGGCTGGGAGGCATATTCCACATCGGGCAACGAGGATTTCTTCGAGCCGGCTCTCGGCATTACGCATGCCGACGGCAATATGACCACATATCTCTACTATGTAAGTTCGTCGCAGGAGCCGGTAGAGGGCGGCACCCACACACGCATCAATCTCAAGGATGACAAATATCCGGTAGAGGTGACGCTAAACTATGTGGCATATCCCAAAGAAAATGTAATAAAGACATGGACCGACATATCGCACCACGAGAAAAAGCCGATTGCCATGTGGCAATATGCGTCGGCCATGCTGTATTTCAACGAGCCCGAGTACTGGCTCACTGGATTCAGCAGCGACTGGGCCCGTGAGGGACAGCTGAGCAGCCAGCAGCTGCAGCCAGGCAAAAAGGTAATCGACACCAAACTGG containing:
- the pncB gene encoding nicotinate phosphoribosyltransferase, with the protein product MHQIIRHFTDDDLYKFTMCCAVIENYPRTQVKYRFNDRDNTIYPPGFAAELTRQIKMLEDVVITDREIDFMRRRCRYIPSWFYSFLKGFRYDSRWVTVAQDRDGHLSVEFEGSWSNTILLEVKVLAIISELYYMMTCVSETLDYEGYYRRSWNKAARLISEGCMFSDFGTRRRASFRSQDTAVRAMKDCDSGSGGPGHFIGTSNVYLAMKYNLTPVGTMAHEFICAIAGMYGPQMANFLAMKTWANTYRGALGTFLYDTYGWRIFSLNFSEDYANMFKGLRVDSGDNRRQLDMIIEKYRSLNIDPLTKQIVFSNALDVDAAIELQRYAAGKCQPSYGIGTHFTNDFPGVKPMNIVIKLLAVKITESWPFYFETCKLSEDQGKYSGNPATVRRFMEALHLR